Proteins from a single region of Corynebacterium casei LMG S-19264:
- a CDS encoding metallopeptidase family protein, which yields MSTARNHIRPARDRHGRGLRGPMLPQQTPRFRTRGQHFDMEVLEAYSPIHNAYLDELLGLDIAVDTVPRMRLRADITILPDDIVADGPVPLGRIVPAGVDAEGRPTRARLVVFRKPIESRCANRQEREELLSAVLTALVANYLNIDPEVIDPRFNW from the coding sequence ATGAGTACAGCGCGCAACCACATTCGCCCCGCGCGCGACCGACATGGTCGCGGCTTGCGTGGACCGATGTTGCCGCAGCAAACCCCACGCTTTCGCACCCGTGGCCAGCACTTCGACATGGAGGTACTGGAAGCCTACTCCCCCATCCACAATGCTTATTTGGATGAGCTGTTGGGCCTCGACATCGCAGTCGATACCGTGCCGCGTATGCGCCTGCGCGCGGACATCACCATCTTGCCCGATGATATCGTGGCTGATGGCCCTGTCCCCCTGGGACGCATTGTGCCTGCCGGCGTGGACGCTGAGGGGCGCCCTACTCGCGCGCGTTTGGTGGTCTTTCGCAAGCCCATTGAGTCCCGGTGTGCCAACCGGCAAGAGCGCGAAGAACTACTCAGCGCAGTATTGACTGCCCTAGTAGCCAATTACCTCAACATCGATCCTGAGGTCATCGATCCCCGGTTTAACTGGTGA
- a CDS encoding WhiB family transcriptional regulator, protein MTLDELFGAVEQEWQDQALCAQTDPEAFFPEKGGSTREAKRICQACAVRDECLEYALEHDERFGIWGGLSDRERRRLKRQIG, encoded by the coding sequence ATGACGCTCGATGAACTCTTTGGCGCCGTCGAGCAGGAGTGGCAAGACCAAGCCTTGTGCGCGCAAACTGACCCGGAGGCGTTCTTCCCAGAAAAGGGGGGTTCGACCCGCGAAGCTAAGCGCATTTGCCAGGCTTGTGCCGTCCGCGATGAGTGCTTGGAATATGCACTTGAACATGATGAAAGATTTGGTATTTGGGGTGGACTCTCAGACCGTGAGCGTCGCCGCCTTAAGCGCCAGATTGGCTAA